Genomic window (Chrysemys picta bellii isolate R12L10 unplaced genomic scaffold, ASM1138683v2 scaf3111, whole genome shotgun sequence):
ATGATCAGAACATAGGACAGGGCAATGAGTGCCAGGTCTGACCCGTTGACTACAATTGCTATCACCAAGCCATACGTCCTGTTGACTGTGATGTCCCCACACGACATTTTTGCCACAGCCATATGCTCGCAGTACGTATGGGGGATAATGCGGTTGGCACAGAATGGCTGCCtgctcaggagcaggggcaggggcagaatgaagagaacagctcTTATCAAACCCACTAGCCCTAGCTTAGCTATTCGTGCATTGGTGAGGATGGTGGCATATCTCAGAGGGTTACATATGGCAACATAACGACCGAAGGCCATTGTCACGAGGACAGCTGACTGCATAACTGAAACTGTGTGaatgaagaacatctgggtgaggcagccacTCACAGTAATGCCtttcaaattgaaccaaaatatacacagtgccaTCGGCACGAGGGAGGTAGACATGCCGATGTCTGTGAgtgccagcatgcagagcagcaggtacatcggcttgtgcagggtctgctctttgGAAATTTCATGCTTCTGTTTGTTGTAGGCAAACAGGCCAATAATGTAGAATGTaaagaaagggatggaaatccagaGATGGGCAGCTTCCAGGCCAGGGATGCCTATTAGGATAAATGGTGAAGGTTCAGAGAGAGTGAGGTTGAAAGCTGCCATGAGGTGTTCGATACGTCGATCGTGCTCAGAAATACTTA
Coding sequences:
- the LOC135980406 gene encoding olfactory receptor 52N2-like, which encodes MAAFNLTLSEPSPFILIGIPGLEAAHLWISIPFFTFYIIGLFAYNKQKHEISKEQTLHKPMYLLLCMLALTDIGMSTSLVPMALCIFWFNLKGITVSGCLTQMFFIHTVSVMQSAVLVTMAFGRYVAICNPLRYATILTNARIAKLGLVGLIRAVLFILPLPLLLSRQPFCANRIIPHTYCEHMAVAKMSCGDITVNRTYGLVIAIVVNGSDLALIALSYVLIITAILRISSKKAHQKALNTCTSHICVMLMSYTPSLFSYLTQRFGQGIASHVHVTFANFYLLVPPMLNPIIYGVKSKELRDKVSKYTCRR